ATGGAGGCCGGGAAAACGTGTTCATCCGGTTGAAGAGAAGCGGATCTTGAAGCCCGCAGGGTGAGTGAATCTGAAAGTGGCACGAATCAAACCTCCGTTCCCTGCTGGCCGTATTCCATTCAAGCTGTGGCCTATTGCCCCGCCGTGCCCGTGACGGGTACTCTGCCGGGCACAAGGTCTCCCGCCCCTTGTAAGACCTTGTAAGAATTCGTTCGGCTTCATCATTCACTTTTCGTGCGTTTCAGACGGATGCCGGTTCAGTGGTCCGTCTGTGCGAGGCCGTGCCCCGGAGTCCTGCTCAGACGCTTTACAAAGCTGCGGGGGTGGGAAATTTTGAAAAATGGACCAGAGGCATATTCAGCCATTCTTCCTCAATCCCCAAGCAGTGTTCTTCATAACCTGTTGCAGGGCATCTTTTTATTTTATCCTGCCATTAAAAGGGCAAATGCGAATTCGCAATCCGCCGGCTCTTTATTCACATATTATTCAAAATTCAATTATTAAATTTGATTAATAATCAATGTGTTATCTATTTAAAAAATAATCCCTCCAGAGAAAACCGGAAAAATCTGGTTACCGGGAGCATTTCCCTTCCGGTAGAAAACCGTTGCAGCTGATTCTTTTCCTTTGACAGCGGATTGCGAATTCCTTATTTATATTCACAATCATATTCCCCTTGCCGTGTTGTGGGAAAGGTTCTTTTATGATTGAATAACCCATTAATTGTCAAACGTTACATGAAATTACACCTTCCCTTGAATCTGCTGGCCGCCCTGCTGACCTCCTTCTCAGGAGTAACTCTTGGAACTGCCACCTTTGCAGGAGTTTCTGGTCTTCTAATAACAGTATCACAGACTTATGCCGCGGATGTCGCTTTTAACGGGACACAGGTGAATGTGGCGGCGGGAGGGAACGCCACTTATGACATCGGCACCGTCACGGCTTCCACAACATTGCAATTTGCCGGAGCGGGCAACGCCACGATCACGAACCTGAACGGGGATGCCCCGGAAGCCGTGCTGACGGTGAACCGGGCCGCCAGCGGAGGCACGGCTCTCTCCACCCTCACCCTGAACGGGGCGGGCACCTTCAACGGAATCATTTCCCTCTATTCCAACACGACAGGGGGAACGCAGAACAACATCCTGAACCTCAACCACGCGCTGGCGGCTCAGAACGCCACGATCAAGTTGGGCGGCTATGGGTATGCGACGGGCGCTTCCGTCCTGAAAGCGGGCGTGGACACCTCCATCAGCAAGCTGGAGCACAACAACGCCGCGGCCCTGATTACCGGGGAGGGAACCACGCTGACCATCACCGGAGACTCCTCCTCCTACGGCGGCAGCTTTGGCGGCACCGTGACGGTTGATTACACGGGGGGCGGTACGTTCACCCTGGGCAATTCCGACAAGACCGTGGCCCTGGCCCCAGCCGCCGCCGCGGATGCCACCCTTAAAATCAGCAGCGGCACGCTCTCCCTTTTTTCCGGCAATGTCAACTGGTCCCAGAAGCTGGTCATGGGGGACGGCACTACGCTGACCGTACAGGACGGTCCGGCCGTTTCCGGATATTATAACTATGACGCCAACTCCATCAACGGGGATGGCTTCACCTTCTCCGGAGCAGCCACGTTCGGCACCGGAGTGAACCTGACCACGCAGTACGGCAAGAATATCAAATTCACGGGCGTGCTTACGGCGGCCTCCGGATTCTCCATCAGCGGCGCCGACAGCGAGTACACTTACTACACCCTCACCGGTACGGAAAACCAGATCGGCGGCACCATCGCCATCACGCGTAATTCAACTTCCCTGGGCATCAACGCTTCCGGGTCCCTCGGCACCGCCGCCGTCACTACTTCCTCCGGCAGCCAGTACCTCACTTATTACGGTACGGCGGGAGAAGCGGCGGACGTCATTGACAACTCCATCACGGGCGCGGGCAACTTCGTGGCGCAATCAGGCTGGGTGCACCTTTCCGAAAACGTAGCGCTTACGGGAACCTACACCGTCAACTCCGGTGCCGTACTTTCCAAGGCGGGCGACATCAATGCCGTCCTTGCGGGGGGCAGGCTGGATGCGGGCAGTGGAACCATGAACGTGACTGGGCTGACGGGGAACGGAACCATCTCCGCCTCCGCAGGGACCATGAATTTCCAGAACGCCGTCACGGTGGGGGAAACGATGGGCATCCTCGCCAACGGCACGGGGACGATTACGGGCGATGTAACCGTGGACGGCGGCCGCCTGTACTACACCTCCATGGACAACGTGGGCACCGTGCTTCAGAACGTGACGCTGACTTCCGGCCTGATTGATTTCTCCGGTTTCCAGGAATTCCAGGACCTGTTCGGTTCCGAAGCCCTGGTGAATACCTCCTACAACCTGGGCGTTGACCTGGGGACGGGCTTCACGCTGGCGGACATTGACGCCTCCCTGTACACCATCACCACCGTTGACGGGAAAACGGTTATTACCTTCACCGGGTCCGGCGCGTATGATACCGCATGGGATTCCGCCTGGGGGCTGGGAAGCGCCCCCTCCTCCGGCGCCGGAACGCTGGCGGACCAGCAGGCGCTGGCCCTGTACAACATCCGCGCCGCATCCATGCAGGAGGGCTTCGGCTCCGTGAACGTCGTGACCGGAACGGGAGACCTGACGGGAGTCACTCTGGCTGGCGGCTATTACAATACGGCAACCAATGCAACGGCCACGGAAATCACCACCGGCATCTGGACGGACGTTCTGGCGGGCAACTACAACCTGATCATCGGCGGCAGTTATGCCAACAACTGGAGCGGCACCGGCAAGTGGAACATCACGGGAGATGTCCATACCCAGATTCAGGGGGATACCTCCGTCAACTGGGTGGTAGGCGGCAACTACAAGGACGGCCAGGGGGCCGGCATCACGGGGAATATTTACGTGTCCGTGGACGGCAATGCCGTGGTGAAGGGGAGCGTGATAGGCGGCGGTACGGCGGCCCATAACTCCACCAACACCATTGACGGCAGCACCTTCGTCGTTGTGCGCAGCATGCAGAGCGTCACGGATGAAGCCGTCTCGCTCAATTCCGTAGCCAGGGGCTTCATCATCGGCGGCAGCGCTTATGAAGCCAACTCCACTTCCAGCGCCACTATCACCGGAAGCACCAATGTGACGATTGACCTGGGGACTGCCACGGGCACCTTCGTCAAGAGCATCGTGGGCGGTTCCTACTCGGGCAGTTCAGGAACGTATACGATCAACGGAGACTCCAACGTCAGCATCACCGCGGGCAGTGACGCCATCTTTACCGGGGCCATTTACGGCGGCGGCTACGGCACTGCCGGAACTTCCACGGTCAAGGGCAATTCCAGCCTGACCCTGGACGGCGGCGCTTACACGGGAGCCCTTTATGCGGGCGGCGGCGGCGCAAGGTCCGCCGTGAACGGGAACGCCACCCTCACCGTCAAAAAAGCCGCGTTCCGCACGGGTAGCACGCTGGGTGTGTCGGAAGGCACGGTGGGAGGCACGTCCTCCCTTCTTCTGGGCGGTTACGGCAATACGGTGGACCAGGCCATCTCCTTCTCCAATACGGTCATCACCGGCTTCGACATCGTGACCATGTTCCAGAACTCCTTCTTTACGGGGAGCCTGAACGTGGACGGCTCCAGCACGCTGGCGCTGGCCGGGGGAGCCGGAACGGGAATCAATGTGAATGGCGCCTTCGCCCTCTCCGCGGAAGGGGAATTGAATCTGGACCTTACCGGATTTGGCGCCTTGACGGACGGAATGTCCGTGCTCTCCACCACCGGGCTGACCAACATCTCTTCCATCAAGGCCGTCTTTGCGGACGGCGTGGCGGGAACCATCACCGTTTCCAACAACGGCAGGGACCTTGTTTTCACCGCGGAAACCCTCCTTCTGTGGGCAGGTGGCGAAAATGGCGTCTGGAGCGCGGAAAACATCTGGACGGATGGAGGCGCTCCCGCCACGTATGCGGACGGCCTGGCGGTTTCCTTTGCAGACCAGGCCGGAGTCGCCACCTCCGTGGTGCAGCTTGATTCCGAGGTCTCCCCCGGTTCCATGCTGGTCCGCAACTCCACCACCCGCTATGAACTGACGGGGACGGGCGCAATCGCCAATACCGCCGTCACCAAGGAAGGCACGGGAACCCTGGTGCTGGGCTCCGCTTCCGTGCTCGGCACGGGAACCACCGTAGCCGTGAACCAGGGCGTTCTGGCGTTCGGGTATGATACGGACCTGCCTGCCACGGGCATCACCTGGGGCGCGGGTTCCTTCCTGGGAGCGGCCAACGGCGCGACGGTCACGGTGAATCTGGGAACCGTGACCAACCCGGCCTTCTCCCTTGCCGCGGATAACAACTCTTTCATCAATCTGGTAACTCCTTCCGACCTTACCTTCGGCAATAACATCACGGGAGCCGGTTCCGTCCGGAAAACCGGTACGGGGCTGCTGAAATTGACGGGGGCCAACTCCGGCCATCTGATCGTGCAGGAAGGCAACGTCCAGATAGGGGGCGGCTCTACCGCCATCAATTGGGGGAGCGCCGGTTCCTCCGTCACCTTGCAGAACGGCACGTCCCTGATCATTGCGGGCAACAGCGCCCACCACACCATCGGCTCTGACCTGATTCTGGGCACGGCGGCGTCTGATGCGGTCTCCGTGAAATGGGTGGACGCCTCCCAGGCAAACGCCACCAATTACCAGCATAACTTTACGGGAACCGTGACCGTCAACGGGGCGGCTTCCCTGGTAGGCCGGGACAACTGGGCCAAGGAAATGGGCTTCACCGGAACGCTCACAGGCGCAGGCTCCCTGACTTACAGCCGCGGAGCTGGTGACGGCAGGTACAACTCCAACGGCAAACTCATCATCGGTGGCGACGCCTCCGGATTTACCGGCATGATCACCATGAACGCCTCCAACGGGTACAGCACGGGGCTTGACATGCGCACCTCCATGGCGCAGGGCGGGGTGACCCTCACGTCCGGCACGGATACCACGGGATTCGCCTTCATGCGCGTGCTGGGAGATATTGAAATCGCCTCCCTGGACGGCACGGCCAACTCCCAGGTGGGCGCCGTGGGCGGCGCACGCACGCTGACGGTGGGTTCCGGCACGTACAACGGGACGCTCACGGACCAGGGCGTTGCCATTGCCTACGGAGCCACCACCATCTCCTATGACACCACCGGAGCCCTGTCCCTGACCAAGGTCAGCGATGAAACGCTGACGCTGGGCGGTACGGTCAGTTATACCGGGCTCACGGACATCCGCGGAGGAACGCTGGCCCTGACTTCCACCGGAGCCACCGCTCTGGGGAATATCACGATGGCCGCCAACACCCGCATGACTACCGCCGGCGCGCTGAATCTGGCGAACAGCTCCACCCTGACGATGGACATCAGTTCCTCCATGGAGGTGGGCGGCGCCTTTGGCGCCGGAACCTTCACCCTCACCCTGAACGGCCTTGAAGGCATTACGGAAGCGGGGGAATACACGCTCATCTCCGCGGCAAGCGGGCTTGACGCCGGAAGCGCCATCTTCAACTGGGCCGGATACACCGGAGACGAAACGCTGATTTACGAACTGGTCCAGACGGGCACCACCCTCAAGCTGGTGGTGACTTCCGCCGGGGACGTGTGGATCTGGCAGGGAACGGAAGGCATGACCTGGAGCGACACGAACACGGGCGCCCAGTGGGGCATTGACGGCTCTGCGGATACGGCCGCCGGGCAGAACCTGGTCTTCAACAGCTCCGGTGCTGGCACCGTTACCCTGTCCGGGGCGGTGAATCCGGCCTCCATCACGGTGAACAACGCCGCGGGCAGCGACTATGTCTTCGCCTCGGACGGCACCGGGAAAATTGCCCAGGGCACGCTGACCAAGCGCGGCGAAGGCAAGCTGACCCTGAATCTGGACAACACGGGCTGGGCGGGAGCCATCTCCATCCAGCAGGGCGAGCTGGTGGCTCAGGTCGCCAACTCCCTGGGTTCCGGAGCCGTCACCGTTACGGGCGGCACGCTCACGCTGGCAACGGCGGACGTCCAGCCGGGCATGGGCATGATCAACCTGCAGGGCGGCAGCCTCAATCTGGCTTCCGGCGCCTTCGCCACGGCATTCACCGCGGATAACATGACGTGGACGGACGGCTCCCTCATCCTGGGTGAAAACGTGACGGCTACCGCCGCCAAGGCCCTGGCCAACGGAAAAACCGTGGAGCTGGCCTCCGGCTCCGTTCTGACGGTCAGCGGCGCCAATGACAACACGGCGCTCAACCTGAACGCCTCCGGGACCGGTACCATTTCCGTGGGGCTGGGAACCAACTACGGAGCCAATGTCCTGAACATGAGCACGGAATTCCAGGGAACCCTGTCCGTGACAGCCGGGTACTTCCAGTTGAACAACGTGACCATGGGAGCGGACGGCACCGTGAACCTGGCGGATTCCAATGTCCGTACGGAATGGAACGGGACGGCCGGGGGAACCTTTGCCAATGACATGGTCTTTACGGGCAACCAGATTTTTGCCACCAAGGACTTCACCCTCAGCGGCGATTTGAGCGGCACGGCGTTCTCCACCCAGGGCGCGGGCAACATCACCCTGACGGGCGGCGTCAACCTGGACGGCCAGCTCAAGGTGCACCGCGGCACGGTCACGGTGAACTCCGCCAATGTGACCAAGCTGGGGGACAGCATAGACATCCAGAACAACTCCACGCTGGCCTTTGCCCGTGACTTCTCCTATGGCGGCGTCATCAGCGGCACGGCCGGCGGCACGGTATCCGTGAACTCCGGAACGCTGGAACTCACCGGGGCTAACACCTTCCTGGGCGCCCTCTCCATTGCAGGCGGCGCCACGGCGCGGCTGGGTGAAGGAAGCGCCTGGGCCGGAACCCTCTCCGGAGCCGGTTCCCTGGTCATTGACACCACCGGGAATATAACGCTGGCGGCTGGCAACACCGGATTTACCGGGGCCACCACCCTTTCCGGAACGGGCACCGTCACTCTGGCGGGGGCTGATTCCCTGGGATCCGGGCGGGTCACCGTCAACAACGGCGTTCTTGACCTGGCCTCCCAGAATGCGGCCAACGTCATCCTGATCACGAAGGGAAGCCTGGCAAACGCGGGCGCCAAGACCACCGGAAACGTGGAAGTGGCAGCCTCCGCCGGAACGCAGGGCACCCTGAACACCATCAATCTGGGAGGCTTGTCCGGCAGTCTCGTCAGCTCCATCGTCATGGAGGACTTCTCCCGGCTTACCGGGATCTCCGGCCCTCTGGACATGACGGGCAAAACGGTGACGCTCAAGCTGGACAGCGGCAGCCTGACCGCGGGCGGAGCAACCGGGCAGGGCGTCATTGACGCGGACAGCCTGACGCTCTCCGCCGCCACCACGACCATCAACCTCAGCAACCAGGGCGTTCTGGACCTGCTCTCCGCCAACCGGGATTCCGCGGACGGCGTGGGACTGGTGCTGACCACGGGAACGCTGACGGTGGACAATTACAAGCAGATCGGCTTCTCCCCGCTGCTGGCCTCCCTGGGCTACGCGGTGACGGAAGTCCTGGGTGCGGACGGAACGCTGATGGTCAGCGGCAATACGGACCTGGTCTACCTGGTGGATACCACCCCCAATTCCGACAACCCCAACATCACCGACTACGCCGCCTTGGACCCCTACAAGGCCGTGGGCATCAACGGAACCACGCTTAATATAAGCCTGGACGGAGCCCCGGACGCCTCCCGGAACGGAGACGGCCTGAAAGTTAGCAACCTGATCGGCAGCAACGGCGCCCTGGTGGTGACGAATACGGCGGCGGATGCGGCGGCCAACCATGCCGTGGTGGACCTGATCCAGAACGTGGACGCCGGCAGCAACAGCTACGGCGGCACCATCAGCGGCGACCATGTGGACTTCATTAAGAAAGGCGCGGAAACCCTCACGGTGGAAGGCAGCTTTACGGGTAATGACTCCAAGCTGAGCTCCACGGAAGGGAACATTGTCCTGAACGGCACGGGCAACAGCCTCACCACGCTGGAACTGGCCGGCGGAGACATCACGCTGGGCGGCAGGAATGACGGCGCTTCCCGTGTAACGACGGTGGAAAACCTGGCCTCCGGCACGGGCGGCGGCACCCTGGACCTGGGTAAAGGCGCCCAGCTCGTAGTCACCGGCCAGCAGGCCGGCAGCCATGTGACGGACGTGACCATCTCCGGGGACGGCACGCTGACCCTGGGCGGGGACGGAACGGACTCCTCCCTGACGCTGGGCAACGGCTCCTCCCTGGACGGCGTTCTGCTGGACGTCCGTGAAGGTTCCGCGCTGTCCACCGCGGCCGGTTCCGTGAACACGGTCTCCGGCCTGACGGGCGGAGGCGCCCTGAAGCTGAGCGGTGCGGAAATGACGGTGGACTCCTCCGCCTCCCATACCTTCACCGGTACGCTGGACGGGGCTTCCGGAACGCTCAACTTCAAATCCGGAAACGGCAGCGTGCAAACCATCAAGGGCGCGGGCAACGCCGGCTACAACCTGAACGTGACCGGCGGCGGTGCGCTGACCCTGGCCGGAGCCCCGGCGGAAGGGGGCAATCCGGCGCAGGCGGCCTACAAGGGCATCACCGTGAACGGCGGCACGCTCAACATCGGCAGCGCAACTGATCCCAAGACCCAGCTCACGCTGGGCACGGACGGCCTGAGCGTAACGGGGAACAGCACGGTGACCATCACCACCTCCTCCACTACGGTGGATGGGCTGGGCAACCCGTTCGTCACGTCCAGCGGAAACATCACGCTGGGTGACGGAACGGGAGAAGTCACGCTGGTCATGAGCAACCTGGATACCCTGGTCACCGGGAATACGGAAACGCTGAACATGGAACTGTTCAAGACGACGGACGGCGCCCTGGTCTCCCTGGGAGACAACGTCACCCTTCAGGACATGATCCTCAGCTCCCTGTATGAAAACCTGCACCTGGCCACCAATGACAGCATGACGGCCATCATCCTCACTGGAACGGCGCGCACGGAAAACATCTTCCGTGACTCCTCCCTCACGCGGAATGCGTCCACCGGGGCTGACCTGCTCTGGAACTCCCGCTACCACATGGAGGAGGGAACCACCCTGCGCGACCTGTACACCTCCGTTCTGCTCTCCCAGAACAGCGGGGACTACTCCGGAGCGGCACGCAAGCTGGCCGCCGCCGCGGGCAGTACGGTCACCAGCCTGGGTATTGCCCAGCGGGACTCCCTGCGTGACCAGATGGGCTGGATACGCAACCGCGTGGCGCAGATGGGCGTGAATCCCGCATACATTAATGAAGACATGCCGTACTTCCATATGTGGATGCAGGGCACCGGGTCTTACGCCAAGCTGGACGCCAAGGGGGATGAGAGCGGCTACAAGCTCTCCACCTGGGGCGGAACGGTGGGCATGGACGTGGATATCAACGACCACCTCACCGCGGGCGCGGCGTTCACGGCCAACTACGGAAGCCTGACCGCGAACGCGGCGGATACGGCGGACGGAGACCTGGACAGCTACTACGTCAACCTGTTCGCCCGCTACCAGTCCCGCAAGTGGTCCCACCTGCTGATCCTGACGGGCGGCTGGAATGACGCCAAACTCACGCGCACGGTGGACTACGGCACAGGCTCCTACCAGGCCCACGGCAGCACGACCGGGTCCGGCTTCGGCGCCATGTATGAACTGGCGTACGACATCGCCCTCAATGAAGACAAGAGCGTGATTCTCCAGCCCCTGTTCAACGCCTCCATCGTGACGACGCGCATGGACGGTTACAGTGAAAGCGGTTCCGCCGGAAACGCCGGCCTGAGGGTGGAAGAGCAGAAGCTGACGACGGCGGCCGTTGCGGTGGGCGCCAGGCTTTCCGGCCTCCTTGGCTCCAACCTCTTCGGGCGGGAAGCCTTGGGAGAAGTCCGGGCGAATGTCTCCCAGGACATGGGCGACCGCCGCGGGCAGGCCAATGTGGGCTTCCTGGCGGACCCCTCCTACACGCGCCCGGTATACGGCGCCAAGGTGGGGGCTACGGCCTTCCAGGTTGGCGTGGGCCTGAGCATCCCGGTGGGCACGCAGAGCGTCATCTTTGCGGACGGGAATGCGGACATCCGCAGCGGCTCCAGCTCCATCAACGGAAGCATCGGCTACCGCTACAACTTCTAAAAGAAGGGAAACTCAGCTAAAAACAAGGCCGTTCCGGAGGATTCCGGAACGGCCTTCTTCGTAATTTTCAGATAAGACGTTAAGTATTAATTGGCTCTTTCCATTACTTCCATTCCCATTCAATGGGCGTTTCCAGGTCCGGGCGGAGCGCCTGGTGCACCGGGCAGCTCAGGGCCGTCTTTTCCAGCATGGAGCGGAGGGGGTGGGTGCCTTCCAGGGGCATGATGGCCTTCAGCTCAATCTTTTCAATCCCCTTGGAGGATTCCACCGCGCGCGCCAGGATGCGCATGCCCTTCAGGTCCACGCCCTTTCTGGCCGCAACTACGGAAACCAGGCTGATCATGCAGGAGGCAAGCGTGGAACCGAGCATCACGCCGGGGGAGGGAAACTCTGCGCGGCCTTCAAAGGAAGCGGGCAGGTCGGTGGCAAAGGTGATATTGGAGGGAATATAGGTGCTCTCACAGCGGAACTGTCCGACGTTCTCCGTTTCGGAGGTGTAATGAGTATCAGTCATAGGAGTAGGACAGTCCGGTCCCGGTTTGGGTTCACCGGAATTTGGTTATTTTTTTACGGAACTATTTACTTTAATCTTGTAAATCCCCCATAATCCATTACACTACTCCTAGAAAAAGAAAGGAGTAGAACATGACGTACCGCGAATTCATTGAAAAATTCCCTGATGATGAGAGTGTTGCAAAATATCTCATTGAAAAACGGTTTGAGGGGAAAATAGTTTGCCCGTTTTGTGGGAAAACGGAGAAGGTTTATCACGCTCACTATAATTGCCGCAATGCCTATTGCAACAACTGTAAGATGGAATTCTCTATTTTCAAGGGAACCATTTTTGAGGAAACAAGAATGCCTTTGAGGCATTGGTTGTATGCTATTAATATGGTTTGTTTGTCTAAAAAAGGGATTTCAGCCATGCAATTGAAAAGGGAATTAGGTGTTTCCTATAAAACCGCTTGGAGAATGATGCACAAGATTAGAGGGGCAATGGCAAAAAGAGAGGTAGGAGAAACTTTTGAGGCGATTGTTGAGATTGACGAAACCTATGTTGGAGGAAAACCCCGGAAGAAGAATGAACATGGGGATGATGACGACTTGCCGAAAAATCCTAGAGGAAGAGGGACAGCTAAAGTTCCTGTTATTGGAGTCAGGGAAAGGGGAACTGGGAAAGTTCATGCCGTCGTTGCTAATAGGAATGAAGAAGGAAAACAATTGACGGGCAAACAATTGTTCAATGTCCTTAGCAAGGTTTGTAAACCTAATACCAAAGTCATGACTGACCAGTTCAAGGGCTACAATATTCTGAACTATCCTAACAATAAGAATCTTACCCGCATCATGATTGACCATAATGTCATGTTTAGTGCGGGCAATGGGGTTCACACTAATGGAATTGAAAGCTTTTGGGCCTTACTGAAAAGAGGTATTCATGGAATATTTCACCATGTCTCTCTCAAACACCTACAGAAATATGTGGATGAATTCTGTTTCAGACAATGTTACAGGAACGAAAATGAAGCCTTTGAGGTGTTGATGGGGTTGTGCTGGAAATGAAAAGCCGCCACCCTGCAACAAGGTGACGGCCAGTCAATGCAAATCAAAGAATCGCCTCCTTCCCCGAAAGGAAGGAGGCCCGTTAATTCACCGCCGAAAATTAGAATGACCAGTTAAAGCCAACTGTGATAAAGTGGTATGGGTCAACATCTGACCAGTATTTCGCTATTTCATATCCAATAACGATGTCTGTTTTTTCTGCAACAGCAAATTTAAAACCGATTAATGCCGAGTAAGTTCCACTAGAATCAGACTCAGAAGCTTTTTCTCCTCCACCAGAGAGTTCCTGTTTATAATAGTGAAAACCAATTTTGCCGCCTAAATAGAAAGTGGCAGAATCAGATAAGGGGACATTGAAAGAATATCCAGCGGTGAAGGGGAATACTTGTTGTTTCCATTTTAACTCCCCTCCGTAGGTTTTAGAACCTGTAAGCGCGCCGAGATTGAAAGATAATTCATGGAAAACAGAACCCGATGGAATGTTAGCGTGAAGTCCTAATTGGGCACCGTACAGGTCTGGCATATCTATTCCATAATCATTTCCTGAGTGGAATCCATACATACCTTTGATACTCATTCCAAAATTGGAATCATACCGTGTTGAATATGCGGAACTATAATTACCTCCTACCCTATAATAATCCCAAGGGTCATTGGATGCTTGGGCTGAAAAAGTACAGGACAATAGGCCTAATGCGTACGTTATAAATAAGTTTCTCTTCATGGTCGTTTATGAGTTGAAGTCATAATGAAGTCACGATTGCCAACAAAGATTCCTCCTTTAGAGTCTCAATTGTGAATCGCAATAATCATCATATGCGAGTTATTAACATAACAAATGCGAACAACGCAAGCTCTTTCTTTCTATGAACTAGGTTCTATCAGATAATCAAACCGCATGTTTACGAGCAATTCCAAGCCTGAACCGGACTATGTGGACACTAAAAAATTAGGCCAATGGCTCAATGAACATTCCATTAGCCGTGCCGAAATAGCCAAGGCTCTTGGAGTCCAAACTACCGTGGTTCATAACTGGTTTGCCCGTCAAAGAATCCCTAAGAACGTACAAGGCTCATTGCGTCATCTAATGAGTAAGGACTATCCTG
This DNA window, taken from Akkermansia muciniphila, encodes the following:
- a CDS encoding OsmC family protein, which translates into the protein MTDTHYTSETENVGQFRCESTYIPSNITFATDLPASFEGRAEFPSPGVMLGSTLASCMISLVSVVAARKGVDLKGMRILARAVESSKGIEKIELKAIMPLEGTHPLRSMLEKTALSCPVHQALRPDLETPIEWEWK
- a CDS encoding outer membrane beta-barrel protein, yielding MKRNLFITYALGLLSCTFSAQASNDPWDYYRVGGNYSSAYSTRYDSNFGMSIKGMYGFHSGNDYGIDMPDLYGAQLGLHANIPSGSVFHELSFNLGALTGSKTYGGELKWKQQVFPFTAGYSFNVPLSDSATFYLGGKIGFHYYKQELSGGGEKASESDSSGTYSALIGFKFAVAEKTDIVIGYEIAKYWSDVDPYHFITVGFNWSF
- a CDS encoding IS1595 family transposase, with the translated sequence MTYREFIEKFPDDESVAKYLIEKRFEGKIVCPFCGKTEKVYHAHYNCRNAYCNNCKMEFSIFKGTIFEETRMPLRHWLYAINMVCLSKKGISAMQLKRELGVSYKTAWRMMHKIRGAMAKREVGETFEAIVEIDETYVGGKPRKKNEHGDDDDLPKNPRGRGTAKVPVIGVRERGTGKVHAVVANRNEEGKQLTGKQLFNVLSKVCKPNTKVMTDQFKGYNILNYPNNKNLTRIMIDHNVMFSAGNGVHTNGIESFWALLKRGIHGIFHHVSLKHLQKYVDEFCFRQCYRNENEAFEVLMGLCWK